In the genome of Candidatus Eisenbacteria bacterium, one region contains:
- a CDS encoding methyltransferase domain-containing protein, which translates to MQKRHWPSAVVCPSCKGDLEQEDAELHCTSCFAAYSIEDDIPCLCHPADRRTIDPTGIRIKSKSEAFQTITLNRSADTGFITAPRFFYLIYFALVICLITDFKWGALFILLGLFADWLFYRSRRSKILRAFGKNPLALLSLADHQAIDDLYRGQGLSQPTMEDWVKLAWGCGDGSNGSEASVHHQDNERYLDILRIYQGHPTPPRVVVDVGVNDGRAYYEFGIGRDQTFIGIDISHLILKRMIERIPDQTALQADGVCLPLRAESVDFLFCTETLEHLRDPEMAMDEFLRVLRPGGCLVIQSPNAHRLRNLNLFHNIILICSFFSDRLLQKKVIHENTWHTAATFHWDFSIQDYRRLVKDKGVRIKRLVSREFFFPQFLLTGNRCRFRAKERFFSHVPFLKYLGGDLVLVAEKIGRAATSDESLALRAKRDSAASEMSVVG; encoded by the coding sequence ATGCAGAAGAGACATTGGCCCTCTGCCGTTGTATGTCCATCCTGCAAGGGAGATTTGGAGCAGGAGGATGCCGAGCTGCATTGCACAAGTTGTTTCGCCGCCTATTCCATTGAAGACGATATCCCATGCCTTTGTCATCCGGCCGACAGACGAACCATTGATCCAACGGGTATACGTATAAAAAGCAAGTCGGAGGCCTTCCAAACGATCACCCTTAACCGGTCCGCGGACACCGGATTCATCACCGCGCCGCGGTTTTTCTATCTCATCTATTTTGCCCTCGTCATATGTCTAATCACCGATTTCAAATGGGGTGCTTTGTTTATTCTATTGGGTTTATTCGCCGATTGGCTTTTTTATCGAAGCCGGCGCTCAAAGATCCTACGGGCCTTCGGGAAAAATCCACTGGCGCTCCTTTCATTGGCCGATCATCAGGCGATTGATGATCTATATAGGGGGCAAGGGCTGTCGCAGCCCACAATGGAAGATTGGGTTAAACTGGCATGGGGCTGCGGCGATGGCTCCAATGGTTCTGAGGCGTCCGTTCATCATCAGGATAATGAACGCTATCTGGATATTCTCCGGATCTATCAAGGACATCCCACGCCACCCCGGGTTGTCGTTGATGTCGGCGTCAATGACGGCCGCGCCTATTATGAGTTTGGAATCGGCCGCGACCAGACATTTATCGGAATTGACATAAGCCATCTCATTCTGAAACGCATGATTGAACGGATCCCTGATCAGACGGCGCTCCAGGCGGATGGTGTTTGTCTCCCGCTTAGAGCTGAAAGTGTCGATTTTCTCTTCTGCACGGAAACATTGGAGCATTTGCGCGACCCGGAAATGGCAATGGATGAATTTCTCAGGGTTCTTCGGCCCGGCGGCTGCCTGGTCATACAAAGTCCCAATGCCCACCGGCTCAGAAACCTCAACCTGTTTCACAATATCATTCTGATCTGCAGTTTCTTCAGCGATAGACTTCTACAAAAGAAAGTGATCCATGAGAACACCTGGCATACTGCCGCGACCTTTCATTGGGATTTTTCGATCCAGGATTACCGACGATTGGTCAAGGACAAGGGCGTTCGGATCAAACGGCTTGTCAGTCGCGAATTCTTTTTCCCGCAATTTCTTCTCACGGGAAATCGTTGTCGGTTTAGAGCCAAGGAGCGGTTCTTCAGCCATGTCCCGTTCTTGAAATATCTCGGCGGCGATCTGGTCTTGGTCGCAGAGAAAATAGGCCGGGCGGCAACGTCCGATGAAAGCCTCGCTCTACGCGCAAAACGCGATTCGGCTGCCTCCGAGATGTCAGTGGTTGGGTAA